A stretch of DNA from Bradyrhizobium algeriense:
TCTGCTGGTCGGCGCCACCGCTGTGCTGTTCAAACAGGTGCCGAGCGGCTTCGTACCCGGGCAGGACAAGCAATATCTGGTCGGCTTTGCGCGGCTGCCGGACGGCGCGACGCTGGACCGGACCGAGGAAGTGATCCGCAAGATGAGCGACATCGCGCTGACCCAGCCCGGCGTGCAAAGCTCGGTGGCGTTTCCGGGACTGTCGATCTCCGGCTTCACCAACTCCTCCAATGCGGGCATCGTATTCTCGACGCTGAAGCCGTTCGAGGAGCGCAAGGATCCCTCGCTCAGCGGTAATGCCATTGCTGCCGAGCTTAATAAGAAATACGCGGGAATTCAGGAGGCGTTCATCGCCATATTCCCACCGCCGCCGGTCAACGGTCTCGGCACCATCGGTGGCTTCAAGCTCCAGATCGAGGATCGCGCGGGGCTCGGCTATGAGGCACTCAATGAGACGACCAAGGCCTTCATGGCGGCGCTCTCCAAAGCGCCCGAGATTGCCGGAGCGTTCTCAAGCTTCCAGGTCAACGTGCCGCAACTGTTCGCCGACGTTGACCGCACCAAGGCGCTGCAGCTCGGCGTTCCCGTGACGGAAGTATTCAACACCCTGCAGATCTATCTGGGCTCGTTCTACGTCAACGACTTCAACAAGTTCGGCCGGACCTATTCGGTCTATGTCCAGGCCGACGCGCCGTTCCGCGCGCGGGCGGACGACATCCGCCAATTGAAGGTTCGCTCCGCATCCGGCGACATGGTGCCATTATCGGCGCTCCTGAAGATTCGCCAAAGCGCAGGTCCTGAACGCGCCATCCGCTACAACGGCTTCCTGTCGTCGGACGTCAACGCTGCCGCGGCGCCTGGTTTTTCGTCCGGACAGGCCCAGGAAGCGGCCACGCGCATTGCGGCCGAAACGCTACCGCCCGGATTCGCCTTCGAATGGACCGACCTGACCTACCAGGAGTTCATCGCGGGCAATTCCGGCCTGTGGGTATTTCCGCTGGCGATCCTGCTGGTGTTCCTGGTGCTGGCCGCGCTCTATGAAAGCCTCACGCTGCCGCTGTCGATCCTCATGATCGTGCCGATGGGTTTGCTGGCCGCGATGTTCGGCGTCTGGCTGTCCAAGGGCGACAATAACGTGTTTACCCAGATCGGCCTGATCGTGCTGGTAGGCCTGTCGGCCAAGAACGCGATTCTGATTGTCGAATTCGCGCGCGAACTCGAATTTGCCGGCCGTTCGCCGATCCGCGCCGCAATCGAGGCCAGCCGCCTGCGGCTGCGTCCGATCCTGATGACTTCGATGGCGTTCATCATGGGCGTGCTGCCGCTGGTGCTGTCTACCGGTGCGGGCTCGGAGATGCGACGTGCCATGGGCGTCGCTGTGTTCTCGGGCATGATCGGCGTCACTATCTTCGGCCTGTTCTTGACGCCGGTGTTCTACGTGCTGCTGCGTACCCTTACGGGCATGAAGCCACTGACTCATCACGGCGCCGAAGCAAGCGGTGCACACGCCGAGGGATTGGGGCACGGGTAGCCCAGCGCCTCCTCGTTGGGCGAGCCGTTGTCATAGAGGAGGCAAGGGATCAAGAGGAGCCGAAGCTCACTGTGCCTTTATCTTCATGCCTTCGGCCGGTTGAAATCCATAACGCGACAGAAACATTCGAATGGTCTCCGACAACGAGATTCTCGGGGCAATTTCGAAGTCGCCGAACCGATCGCCGTCAGGTGGAGCGAACTCTCCAGTTCTATTAGTCGTGTCGCATTACGATGTTGCCGAAACGGATGTCGTCGTAATGGATCAGCCAAGTTTCTTAAGTGGCGTCGGGATCGCATCGGCGGTGAGCGATTTTTGGCGACCGTGCTGAAGTGCCCCCCATTGTGCCCTGGGTTGTTCGGGGCACACCCTAGGGAGTTGATCCATTACATCGTTGATTACAAAGGAGAATGGTGGACGCACAAGGGATCGAACCTTGGACCTCTCCCGTGTGAAGGGAACGCTCTCCCGCTGAGCTATGCGTCCGGGAACGGCGAAAACGAGGGCCGTCAGAGCCCGCGATTTACGAAGTGCGGGCCCTCAGTGTCAAGCGATAGTCAGGCCGCGCCGTAGCGTTTTCAAGCGAAGTGGGCACCGGTTTGCGACAAGAAAACGCGTCAGAACAAAAATTGGGCGAATTACGCCCCCTGCTGGCGGGCCCGCGAAGCGTGTGACTGCAGCGCGCGGATGCGCTCTGCCAGCGTCCCGCCGCCTTCCGAGACGGCTGCGGCCCCGGTGACGTCGTTGGCGGGGGCCGGGGTTTTTGGCACGGCCGGTTCCGCGGCCAGCATGGCCTCGATCGCCGAATTCGGGCCCTCGAGCTGCATGGCGAGTTTTGCGACCTCGGCGGCGATGTCGTTGATGCGCTCACGCAGCAGCGCGTTTTCCATCCGCTCGGTCTGCCACGAGCTTTCGGCCTGCTGCTGGATGGCGTTGATGTCACGCTGCAGCTTGGCGCGCTCGTCGCGGGCGATACGAAGCTGCTCCTCGACGGCGGCCTTCTCGCTGCGCAATTTCTCGACGACCGGCGACTTGCCGCCATTCGTCGCCGCGATCTCCGCGCGCAGTTCGCGTGCCGCGCGTTCGGCGTTTTCGTTCGTCTGCCTGAGCTGATTGTTTTCGTATTCCCGTTCGGCAAGGATCTTGCCTTGCGTCGCCAGCCGCGCTTCGAGGTCGTTGACGCGGTTGCCGAGCATCTCGGCTTCCTTGACCTGCACGATCAATTGCCGGTCGAGATCGGTGACGCGCTGGCTCAGGTTTTCGACGCGGCTGCGCGCTTCGCTCAGTTCGTGCGTCGCGCGCTCGGAGTCGGCGCGCTCCTGGGCGAGGCGGGTCTGCGTCGTCGAAAATTCCTTTTCGGCATCGCCGACGCGGCCCTTCAGTTGCTCGATCTGCGTGCGCACCGCGACCAACTCGACCTGGCGGCTGTCCGCCGTCATCGCACGATCATTCAATTCGTGATTGATCCTGGCGAGCTCGGCCTGCTTGTCGGTCAGCGCCTGTTCGGCGCTGCGCAAAAGTTCGGTCTTGGCCGCGAATTCCTCTTCGGTGGCGCGCAACTGCTCCTTCACCGCCTTCTCGCGCGCTTCGAGCGAAAAGATCGTGGCGTTCTTTTCGCCGAGCTCGATCTTCATGCGGTTGATCGCGTCGCTCTTCTTGCCGAGTTCGGCGAGCTGGCTCGTGGTCTTGTTCTTGAGCTGCTCGACGTTCATTTCGAGCCGTCGCGCCGACATCGCGAATTCCGCGCGCAGCTGATCCTTGTCGGCCTGGATCTCGGCCATCGACAGCGGGGTTGCCGCCTCGAGCCGCCGCGTCGTCAGGCGCACCGCACGGTTATGCACCAGCGGCACGATCATCAGACCGAACAGCATGGAGACCAGAAAACCGATCGCCAGATACATGATCGGCTCGATCATGGATGGTCACTCCACACAGACAAGGATTCGTTAATCACAATGCCACGCCGCGCCGGGGCAACGCCAGCCCATTGCCGCGTTAACCTGAATCGACCGGACGAGTTGCGTGTGGATATCCGGCAACCGGCTCAGAATGGGTTCCAGGTCGCGCGCGGGGTATATTTGAGATAGCCGACGTTGGCGCCGAGCCTAAGCCCGATGCCGGAACGGATCGGCACCAGCACGATGTTGTTGGCGGTGAGCGCGGTCATGCCGAAGCCGCCGACGATATAGGCGGAGCCGTCGATGCCGACGAAGCGCTGATAGATCGCGTTGGTGGCGGGCAGGTTGTAGACCAGCGTCATGGTGCGCGCGCCGTCGCCGCCCCAGTCGAAGCCGACCGACGGCCCCTGCCAGTAGACCCGCAGATCGCCGGCGTTCTTGGTGTAGAGCGTGCCTTCGCCATACCGCAGGCCTGCCACAAAAGCGCCCGAGCCTTCCTCGCCGAGCACATAGCCGTTGGGAAGGCCCCATTGGCTGACCGCGCGCTCGATGACCGAGGCAAGCCCGCGCGAGACGTTGCCGAAGAACTTGTGCCCGGCCGAAACCAGTTCGTCGGGTCCAAAGGTCTCGGGCCCCGCCTGGCGTTGCGGCGGCGGATAGGGTCCCGGCGGCGGCTGCTGTTGCGGATATGGTGCCTGCTGCGGCTGCTGTGCGGAAGCCTGCACGGTCCAGCACATCAGCGCGGCGAACGTCACCGCGGCAAGGCGTGAAGCAAACGTCATGAAAGAACCCCTGGCATCGAAATTCTGGCCGCCGCCTTAACCTGACGCCAACAGCATGGCTCTAGGTTGCGCCCAGTGTCCCCTCGACTCGCAATGTTATCGGCACCAACTATGACGGCACAACGGCAGGAAAGATACGGTTCACGCCTCGGAATAGCCCTTTTTGCCTTATTGGCAGGCTTTTTTGCTGCGCTCAGCCTTGATTCCGCCGCGTGGGCCGCGACCACCGAGCGGGTGGTCGTAAACCGCTATTCCGGACTCGCCATTGAGGGCTTCGATCCCGTCGCCTATTTCACCGAATCCATGGCAGCCCAGGGGTTGCCCGATTTCGAGGCCCGCGAAGCCGGCGCCGTCTGGCGTTTCCGCAACGAGGGCAATCGCGCTTCTTTCGTGGCGCATCCGGAAATCTACGGGCCCCAGTTCGGCGGCTATGACCCGGTCGATCTGGGACGAGGGGTCACCTATGCGGGCAACCCGCGCTTTTGGGTGGTCGCGGGCCAGCGGCTCTATCTATTCGGCCGCGAGGAGAACCGCGATGCGTTCGCCACCGAGCCGGCGCGCTTCCTGAAAGACGCCACGGCGCGCTGGCCAGCGTTGGAGCGCGGGCTCGCGCAGTAGCGAGCGATTGTAGCCCGGGCGAGCGCAGCGACCCCGGGGCGGTGCCGGCCAAATCGAATATCCGTTGGTTTTGTTACCACCGCTCCCGGGGTCGCTGCGCTCGCCCGGGCTACGAAACTCAAACCGCCTTCGGATCGCCCCAGGCGATGAATTCCGGAACGATAAAGTCCTTTCGCGCCGTGCCGAATACCAGCGCCGCACCGTTTGAATCCGTGATCCTGCCGCCGGCCGCCGTAACGACCGCATGGCCCGCCGCCACGTCCCATTCCGAAGTCGGCGACAGCCGGGGATAGATATCGACGCAGCCTTCGGCGACCCGGCCGAATTTTACCGCCGAGCCGAGCTCGCACCGTACTGCACCCGGCCTTGCCGCAATGAAGGCTTCGGTCCTGGCATCGCCATGCGAGCGGCTGACCGCAACCGTCCACGGCTGGCCGCGCCGCGGGCAGAGGCGGGTGCGAACCGGCTCGATCAGCGGCTTGCCCTTGCCAAGCGTCAGCCGTTCCGCGCCACGGCCGACGATGCCGCGCCAGATCAGCCCGAGCGCGGGCGCGCTGACGATGCCGAGCAGCGGCGTCCCGTGGGTTACGAGCGCCAGATTGACGGTGAATTCGTTGCGGCCGGCGACGAATTCCTTGGTGCCGTCCAGCGGGTCGATCAGGAAGAAACTTTCCTGATAGGGCAAGGTGGCCTGCTCGGCGCGCTCTTCCGACAGCGACGGTATGTCGGGCGCCACCTGGGCAAGGCCTTCGGCGATGATTCGGTCGGCCGCCAGATCGGCCTCCGTTACCGGCGAGCCGTCGGTCTTGCCGTCGACCTTCATGGCGGAACGGTTGACGGCGAGGATGGCCGCACCCGCCCGGATCACGATGTCGGTCAGCGGTTCGATCAGCGTCGCGGCGGTATCGCGGTCGTGTGGACGTGCCTCATTCATGGCTTAAGCCTATTTGCCGTTCGTCCTGCCTTACCATTGCCGCCCCGTGCTGGCAGCACGGGCCTGCGCAGTGTATCAAATCGATAAGCACGCGTGATTCGTAACTGCCCGCCAGCAATTTGCGACCAGGCGGCTTTCCAGGAACCCATGATGTCTGGCACTTCGTCTCCCGGTCCTGCTCCCGATGCCCTCGAACTTGCGGCGCTGTTGTGTTCGCGAGTCTGTCACGATCTCATCAGCCCGGTTGGCGCCATCGTCAATGGGCTTGAGGTGCTGGACGACAACCCGAAGCCCGAAGACCGCGATTTCGCGCTCGATCTGATCCGCAAGAGCGCCAAGACCGCCTCCGCACGGTTGCAGTTCTGCCGCCTGGCGTTTGGAGCGGCGGGATCGGCGGGCGCGCAGATCGATCTCGGCGATGCCCAGACCATGGCGCGCGGCCACATCGAGGACGGCAAGATCACCATCACATGGAATCTGCCGCGGCTGTTGCTGCCGAAGAACCGCGTCAAGCTGCTGTTGAACATGCTGATCATTGCGCAGCAGACGATCCCGCGCGGCGGTACGCTGACGATCGATCCGATCGGCGACGGCGAGACGATGAGTTTTCGCGTGACCTCGGCCGGCCTGAACGCCCGCCTGCCGCAGAACATCGCCGATCTCTTGAGCGTGAATTCGACGGCATCCGTCGATGCGCATGCGGTGCAGCCTTACTATACGCGGCTGCTGGCGCAGGCCTGCGGGCTCAGCGTGACGCTTGCGCCCGACGGGGAAAAAGTGGTCGTCACCGCGGCCTGAAGCGTGGCCTAGGCGCAAACCCTGAACGCGTTTAGGCGCGATCATGGTTAACCAAGTGTTGAAATCAGGCGGCAGATTTCATTTCTGCCGCCTTATCTCTTTGTTGATCCCGTTCTTTTCCATTTGAGCAACCAATATTAAACGCTTTGCATAGAAGCTGGCCTTGTTCGGTAAGGCACGTCGATGTCGCGTGCCGGTGCGTACGAAGGCCAGTTTCATGGATGACTTGTTGCGGGAGTTCCTGACCGAGACCAGCGAGAGCCTGGATACGGTCGATAATCAGTTGGTGCGGTTCGAGCAGGACCCGAGCGACGCGAAGATCCTCGATAACATCTTCCGGCTGGTCCACACCATCAAGGGCACCTGCGGCTTCCTGGGTCTGCCGCGGCTGGAAGCGCTGGCCCATGCCGGCGAAACGCTGATGGGCAAATTCCGCGACGGCATGCCGGTCAAGGCCGAAGCCGTGACGCTGATCCTGTCCTCGATCGACCGCATCAAGGAAATCCTCGCCGGCCTCGAGGCCACCGAGACCGAACCCGAAGGCACCGACGAAGACCTGATCGAGAAGCTGCATGCGATGGCCGAAGGCGCCAAGCATGCGGCGGCCGAAGCGCCCGCTCAACCCGCACCTGTCCCCGTGGTCGCCGCATCGCCGGTGCAGCCCGCGATGACGGCGGGCACGCTGGTGGACCAGGTGCTGGAGCGCCCCTTGCGTCCCGGCGAGGTCTCGCTCGACGACCTCGAACGCGCCTTCCGCGAGACCGAGATCGAAGCCGCGCCCGCGCCCAAACCCGCGCCGGCCGCCGTCGCCAAGCCGGCCGCACCGGCGCCCGCCGCCGCCAAGCCGGAAGTCAAGGAAGTCGCCAAGGAAACCGCCAAGGAAACCGCGAAGGCAAAGCCGGCCAAGCGCGCCGCTGTCGCC
This window harbors:
- a CDS encoding YHS domain-containing (seleno)protein, translating into MTAQRQERYGSRLGIALFALLAGFFAALSLDSAAWAATTERVVVNRYSGLAIEGFDPVAYFTESMAAQGLPDFEAREAGAVWRFRNEGNRASFVAHPEIYGPQFGGYDPVDLGRGVTYAGNPRFWVVAGQRLYLFGREENRDAFATEPARFLKDATARWPALERGLAQ
- the chpT gene encoding histidine phosphotransferase ChpT, which translates into the protein MSGTSSPGPAPDALELAALLCSRVCHDLISPVGAIVNGLEVLDDNPKPEDRDFALDLIRKSAKTASARLQFCRLAFGAAGSAGAQIDLGDAQTMARGHIEDGKITITWNLPRLLLPKNRVKLLLNMLIIAQQTIPRGGTLTIDPIGDGETMSFRVTSAGLNARLPQNIADLLSVNSTASVDAHAVQPYYTRLLAQACGLSVTLAPDGEKVVVTAA
- a CDS encoding DUF1134 domain-containing protein → MTFASRLAAVTFAALMCWTVQASAQQPQQAPYPQQQPPPGPYPPPQRQAGPETFGPDELVSAGHKFFGNVSRGLASVIERAVSQWGLPNGYVLGEEGSGAFVAGLRYGEGTLYTKNAGDLRVYWQGPSVGFDWGGDGARTMTLVYNLPATNAIYQRFVGIDGSAYIVGGFGMTALTANNIVLVPIRSGIGLRLGANVGYLKYTPRATWNPF
- the cysQ gene encoding 3'(2'),5'-bisphosphate nucleotidase CysQ: MNEARPHDRDTAATLIEPLTDIVIRAGAAILAVNRSAMKVDGKTDGSPVTEADLAADRIIAEGLAQVAPDIPSLSEERAEQATLPYQESFFLIDPLDGTKEFVAGRNEFTVNLALVTHGTPLLGIVSAPALGLIWRGIVGRGAERLTLGKGKPLIEPVRTRLCPRRGQPWTVAVSRSHGDARTEAFIAARPGAVRCELGSAVKFGRVAEGCVDIYPRLSPTSEWDVAAGHAVVTAAGGRITDSNGAALVFGTARKDFIVPEFIAWGDPKAV